One Parageobacillus sp. KH3-4 genomic region harbors:
- a CDS encoding fumarate hydratase: MEKFQQSMYELIVETSTKLPKDVRRAIARAKARENAGTRAAMALTTIAGNIKMAEENVSPICQDTGLPTFKIKVPVGANQIKMKEAIHAAIVQATKDGKLRPNSVDSLTGKNSGDNLGVGVPVIKFEQWENDYIDVRLILKGGGCENKNIQYSLPCELEGLGRAGRDLDGIRKCILHAVYQAQGQGCSAGFIGVGIGGDRASGYELAKDQLFRSVDDVNPNEDLRRLEEYIMENANKLGIGTMGFGGESTLLGCKIGAMHRIPASFFVSVAYNCWAFRRLGVKIDPETGEITEWLYQEGEDVDFDKELEKAETSAAAQLGETREVVLEPPITEEQIRQLKVGDVVRINGVIYTGRDAIHKYLMDHDAPVDLNGQIIYHCGPVMLKDENGNWQVKAAGPTTSIREEPYQGDIMKKFGVRAVIGKGGMGAKTLQALKEHGGVYLNAIGGAAQYYADCIKSVEGVDLLEFGIPEAMWHLRVENFTAVVTMDAHGNSLHEDVEKSSLEKLAQFKEPVFK, translated from the coding sequence ATGGAAAAATTCCAACAAAGCATGTATGAACTTATCGTGGAGACTTCCACGAAACTGCCAAAAGACGTGCGTCGGGCGATCGCTCGCGCAAAAGCGCGGGAAAACGCAGGAACGCGGGCGGCGATGGCACTGACGACGATTGCCGGCAACATAAAAATGGCGGAAGAAAACGTATCGCCGATTTGCCAAGACACTGGATTGCCGACGTTCAAAATTAAAGTGCCGGTCGGCGCCAATCAAATAAAAATGAAAGAAGCGATTCATGCTGCGATCGTTCAGGCGACAAAAGACGGGAAGCTTCGACCGAACTCCGTTGATTCGTTAACAGGAAAAAATAGCGGCGACAATCTTGGCGTTGGTGTTCCCGTTATTAAATTTGAACAATGGGAAAACGATTACATTGATGTGCGTCTTATTTTAAAAGGTGGCGGCTGTGAAAACAAAAACATTCAATACAGTTTGCCGTGTGAACTGGAAGGGCTTGGCCGCGCTGGGCGCGACTTAGATGGCATCCGCAAATGTATTTTGCATGCGGTATACCAAGCGCAGGGGCAAGGGTGTAGCGCCGGATTTATCGGCGTCGGCATCGGCGGGGACCGCGCTTCCGGCTATGAACTGGCGAAAGACCAGCTTTTCCGTTCCGTCGACGATGTCAATCCAAACGAAGATCTTCGTCGCCTAGAAGAATACATTATGGAAAACGCCAATAAACTTGGCATCGGCACGATGGGATTTGGCGGCGAATCGACGCTGTTAGGCTGTAAAATTGGAGCGATGCACCGCATCCCGGCAAGCTTCTTCGTATCCGTCGCTTATAACTGCTGGGCGTTCCGCCGCCTTGGCGTAAAAATTGACCCAGAAACAGGCGAAATCACGGAATGGCTCTATCAGGAAGGCGAAGACGTCGATTTTGACAAAGAATTGGAGAAAGCCGAAACATCGGCGGCTGCTCAGCTTGGCGAAACCCGTGAAGTTGTATTGGAGCCTCCGATTACAGAAGAACAGATTCGCCAGTTGAAAGTCGGCGACGTTGTGCGCATTAACGGGGTCATTTATACCGGCCGCGATGCGATCCATAAGTATTTAATGGATCACGATGCGCCTGTTGATCTGAACGGACAAATTATTTACCACTGCGGCCCAGTCATGCTGAAAGATGAGAACGGCAATTGGCAAGTGAAAGCGGCTGGCCCGACGACAAGCATTCGCGAGGAGCCGTATCAAGGCGACATTATGAAAAAATTCGGCGTCCGCGCGGTCATCGGCAAAGGCGGCATGGGCGCAAAAACGCTGCAAGCCCTAAAAGAACATGGCGGCGTCTACTTGAACGCGATCGGCGGCGCGGCGCAATATTATGCGGACTGTATTAAATCGGTAGAAGGCGTTGATTTGTTGGAGTTCGGAATTCCGGAAGCGATGTGGCATTTGCGCGTCGAAAACTTCACCGCCGTCGTCACAATGGACGCTCACGGCAACAGCTTGCATGAAGATGTCGAGAAATCGTCGTTAGAGAAACTCGCTCAATTCAAAGAACCGGTTTTCAAATAA
- the yfkAB gene encoding radical SAM/CxCxxxxC motif protein YfkAB, giving the protein MDSFTLRPITPSFDPWEAYLDIEEYGKLQLTNIEFTTTTLCNMRCEHCAVGYMLQTKDPEALPLDLLIKRLEEIPHLRSLSITGGEPMLSLKSVNNYVVPLLKYAHERGVRTQLNSNLTLELDRYEKVIPYLDVLHISHNWGTIDDFVEGGFAMMERKPSVAQREKYFERMIENAKTLAKAGVIVSAETMLNKRTVPHLEKIHRQVVDEMHCKRHEVHPMYPSDFASALETLSLDELRQAIHHLLDIRDENVWMLFGTLPFYPCSDNEEDLALLKRLYSSKNVTVRNDPDGRSRLNVNIFTGDIIVTDFGDEPALGNIRHDTLLEAYERWLNSPLAKQLNCHCPSVQCLGPNVLVKNAYYSDVDFTKRKARIKK; this is encoded by the coding sequence ATGGATTCATTTACACTTCGACCTATTACACCGTCGTTTGATCCATGGGAAGCGTATCTTGATATAGAAGAATACGGAAAATTGCAATTGACAAACATCGAATTTACGACGACAACATTATGCAATATGCGCTGTGAGCATTGCGCCGTCGGTTATATGTTGCAAACAAAAGACCCGGAAGCGCTGCCGCTTGATTTGTTAATCAAGAGGCTGGAAGAAATCCCGCATTTGCGTTCGCTGAGCATTACCGGCGGTGAGCCGATGTTGTCGTTGAAATCGGTAAACAACTATGTCGTTCCGTTGCTGAAGTATGCCCATGAGCGGGGGGTACGGACGCAGTTAAACTCGAATTTGACGCTAGAGCTAGACCGTTACGAAAAGGTAATTCCGTATTTGGATGTGCTGCATATTTCACATAACTGGGGAACGATCGATGACTTTGTCGAGGGCGGATTTGCGATGATGGAGCGCAAACCTAGCGTCGCGCAGCGCGAAAAATATTTCGAACGAATGATCGAAAACGCGAAAACTTTGGCAAAAGCGGGAGTCATCGTCTCCGCAGAAACGATGCTAAACAAACGGACAGTTCCGCACTTAGAAAAAATTCACCGCCAAGTCGTCGACGAAATGCATTGCAAACGTCATGAAGTGCATCCGATGTACCCTAGTGATTTCGCGAGCGCGCTCGAAACGTTGAGCTTGGACGAATTGCGGCAGGCAATCCATCATCTTCTTGATATTCGCGACGAAAATGTTTGGATGTTGTTTGGGACGCTTCCGTTTTATCCGTGCAGCGATAACGAAGAAGATTTAGCGCTGCTGAAACGGCTTTATTCCAGCAAAAACGTAACCGTCCGCAACGATCCAGACGGACGTTCCCGCTTAAACGTCAATATTTTTACAGGAGATATTATCGTGACGGACTTCGGTGATGAGCCGGCGCTCGGAAACATCCGGCATGATACGCTGTTAGAAGCATATGAAAGATGGTTAAACTCCCCGCTCGCGAAACAGCTCAACTGTCATTGTCCGTCTGTTCAATGTCTTGGGCCGAACGTACTTGTGAAAAACGCCTACTATTCTGATGTTGATTTTACGAAACGAAAAGCGCGAATCAAAAAATAA
- a CDS encoding YfkD famly protein, producing MKKWSICLFIGMFMMYATTFTADASSRQVGPNSVVDIAKENTYPNPTQDLPHLEPSKFTKQLLNSANVKIENPELIRLLNESSVSSTPFAIGYRATIYLGQWPLHYQSLETSTNWEYQKINTNFLDNRGGNAPQKLYYRQEMQKHVRGGLTAQIPNEEAVQKMMLNAAMKKTNLPLAFSTVVGIGTKKDRPYAVPAKKLGYLYAYAPAVNEKGKVTYGEVYVVLKGNKKKIVVKNVTTRGIGAWIPVQDRLYFSYVTSEQPR from the coding sequence ATGAAAAAATGGAGTATCTGTCTTTTTATTGGCATGTTTATGATGTATGCTACTACTTTCACCGCTGATGCTTCTTCTAGACAAGTTGGACCGAACTCGGTAGTGGATATTGCGAAAGAAAATACGTACCCAAACCCGACGCAAGATTTGCCGCATTTGGAACCAAGCAAATTTACGAAACAGCTCTTAAATTCGGCAAACGTAAAAATTGAGAATCCAGAACTGATTCGGCTTCTTAACGAATCTTCCGTTTCAAGCACGCCGTTTGCCATTGGATATCGGGCGACGATTTACTTAGGGCAATGGCCGCTTCATTATCAATCGCTAGAAACGTCAACGAATTGGGAATATCAAAAAATCAATACAAACTTTCTTGATAATCGCGGCGGCAATGCTCCACAAAAACTATATTACAGACAAGAAATGCAAAAACATGTGCGCGGCGGTTTAACAGCGCAAATTCCAAATGAAGAAGCGGTACAAAAAATGATGCTGAATGCGGCAATGAAAAAAACGAATTTACCGTTAGCGTTCAGCACGGTGGTTGGGATTGGGACGAAAAAAGATCGTCCATATGCAGTGCCTGCGAAAAAGCTCGGCTATTTGTACGCTTATGCGCCAGCCGTGAATGAAAAAGGAAAAGTCACCTATGGAGAAGTGTATGTTGTCCTGAAAGGGAATAAAAAGAAAATTGTCGTGAAAAACGTCACAACGCGGGGGATTGGCGCGTGGATTCCTGTGCAAGACCGTCTATATTTTTCATACGTCACAAGCGAACAACCGCGATAA
- the cax gene encoding calcium/proton exchanger yields MNKVFAWMVSIGVPLSVIGSFLHWPAVLMFAVYCLTIIALASYMGRATESLAIVAGPRIGGLLNATFGNAVELIISIFALKAGLVEVVLASLTGSVLGNLLLVAGLSFFVGGLKYKRQEFNVYDARHNAGLLTFAILVAFVIPEVFTMNMSSQEKLSLSVGISIIMIVLYLAALYFKLVTHRGVYQQKSDVVEEHEKPEWTKGKSILILALATLAVAYISERLVHTFETVAESFGWSELFIGIIIVAIVGNAAEHASAVIMAYKNKMNVAVEIAIGSTLQIAMFVAPVLVLVSLLFPEKMPLVFSMPELIAMATSVLLTIVISNDGDTNWFEGATLLAAYTIMGIGFYLL; encoded by the coding sequence ATGAATAAAGTATTTGCGTGGATGGTATCGATCGGAGTTCCATTATCGGTAATCGGCAGTTTTCTTCATTGGCCCGCCGTCTTGATGTTTGCCGTCTATTGTTTAACGATTATTGCTTTAGCAAGCTATATGGGGCGCGCTACGGAAAGTTTGGCGATTGTAGCCGGCCCTCGTATAGGGGGATTGCTCAATGCTACGTTCGGCAACGCGGTAGAGCTCATTATTTCCATTTTTGCTTTAAAAGCAGGGCTTGTGGAAGTCGTGCTCGCCTCACTTACCGGTTCGGTGCTTGGCAACTTATTGTTAGTGGCTGGCTTATCGTTTTTTGTTGGCGGCCTTAAATATAAACGGCAAGAATTCAATGTATATGATGCCCGCCATAACGCAGGATTGCTTACGTTTGCGATTTTAGTGGCATTTGTGATTCCTGAAGTGTTTACAATGAATATGTCGAGTCAAGAAAAGCTATCGCTTAGCGTCGGCATTTCGATTATTATGATTGTTTTATATTTGGCAGCGTTATACTTTAAGCTTGTCACCCATCGCGGTGTATATCAGCAAAAATCGGATGTCGTGGAAGAACACGAAAAGCCAGAATGGACGAAAGGAAAATCGATTTTGATTTTGGCGCTGGCGACCCTCGCCGTTGCCTACATATCCGAGAGACTTGTCCATACGTTTGAAACGGTGGCAGAATCATTTGGATGGAGCGAATTGTTTATCGGGATTATCATTGTCGCCATCGTTGGAAACGCAGCAGAGCACGCTTCGGCTGTGATTATGGCATACAAAAACAAAATGAATGTTGCCGTCGAAATCGCGATCGGTTCAACGTTACAAATCGCTATGTTTGTTGCGCCTGTGCTTGTCCTAGTTTCTTTGCTCTTTCCAGAAAAGATGCCGCTTGTTTTTTCGATGCCGGAATTGATCGCGATGGCGACATCTGTACTTTTGACGATCGTTATTTCCAATGACGGGGATACGAATTGGTTTGAAGGGGCGACATTGCTCGCCGCTTATACGATTATGGGAATTGGCTTTTATTTGCTTTGA
- a CDS encoding ABC transporter permease, which produces MLTTQLWIEFKRAITIKNILIWLSIITLIPLVSFYPIREGYMFFKSVEVFQEMVGRIIPLIFPVLVIIIYLPNFLQEQKNNFITYTRPRVPLSIYILSKGIINAFLTGFIILLMMFFSFTFAVFIEPYYLNIIEYSPIVRGNHYSSVTFSQLLKYGDLTYGIVYSLWVAINAVIYSTIAFLLMLIIRLPFVALSAPFLFYHIFNFVVGVFGIARFSPISTIFPFNIEQQPLWTVLVPFTFLLIVLCILYFIVTRNKEGWMI; this is translated from the coding sequence ATGCTAACTACTCAACTGTGGATTGAATTCAAAAGAGCCATTACTATAAAAAATATATTAATTTGGTTATCTATCATTACTTTAATACCATTAGTATCTTTTTATCCAATAAGGGAAGGTTACATGTTTTTCAAATCAGTAGAAGTATTTCAAGAAATGGTCGGAAGGATTATTCCATTAATTTTTCCTGTTCTTGTTATTATCATTTATTTGCCAAATTTTTTACAAGAGCAGAAAAATAATTTTATTACATATACTCGTCCTAGAGTACCCTTAAGCATTTATATTCTCAGTAAAGGTATAATTAATGCATTTTTAACAGGTTTTATTATACTTCTGATGATGTTTTTTTCATTTACTTTTGCTGTATTCATTGAACCTTATTATTTAAATATCATTGAGTACTCTCCGATAGTTAGAGGCAATCATTATTCCAGTGTTACATTTTCTCAACTTTTAAAGTATGGAGATTTAACTTACGGTATAGTTTATTCGTTATGGGTTGCCATAAACGCTGTAATATACTCAACTATTGCATTCTTACTAATGCTTATCATAAGACTTCCTTTTGTAGCTTTATCCGCACCATTCCTGTTTTATCATATTTTTAACTTTGTTGTAGGTGTATTTGGTATAGCACGATTTTCACCAATAAGTACTATATTTCCATTTAACATTGAACAGCAACCTTTATGGACTGTACTGGTGCCGTTTACGTTTCTATTAATCGTTTTATGTATTCTATATTTTATAGTAACTCGTAATAAAGAAGGCTGGATGATATAA
- a CDS encoding ATP-binding cassette domain-containing protein, with protein sequence MSIIISINNVYKSFKGNPLFENINLDIEKGKIYGIVGPNGSGKSVLFKMICGFIFPDKGTISIQGSEIGKSKRFPENFGVIIDRPGYIANKTGFQNLKELSLIRDIIDDKQIIETMKIVGLNPYSNQKVKNFSLGMKQKLAICQAIMEEQQVLILDEPFNALDMESVKRIRNLLLRLKEEGRTILLTSHNQEDINICDFVYRINQCKLEQIK encoded by the coding sequence ATGTCTATTATTATTTCAATAAATAATGTTTATAAAAGTTTTAAGGGAAATCCCCTGTTCGAAAATATTAATCTAGACATAGAGAAAGGTAAAATATATGGAATTGTAGGACCGAATGGTTCGGGTAAATCAGTTTTATTTAAAATGATATGTGGATTTATATTTCCAGATAAAGGGACAATCTCTATACAAGGATCAGAAATAGGTAAGAGTAAAAGGTTTCCAGAAAATTTTGGCGTTATTATAGATCGTCCTGGTTATATTGCGAATAAAACCGGTTTTCAAAATTTAAAGGAATTATCTTTAATAAGAGATATAATCGATGATAAACAGATTATTGAAACGATGAAAATAGTTGGTTTAAATCCATATTCCAATCAAAAGGTAAAGAATTTTTCTTTAGGAATGAAACAAAAGTTAGCCATTTGCCAGGCAATTATGGAAGAACAACAAGTGCTAATATTAGACGAACCATTTAATGCTTTAGATATGGAAAGTGTAAAAAGAATACGAAATTTATTATTGAGGTTGAAGGAAGAAGGGCGAACTATATTACTTACAAGTCACAATCAAGAAGATATTAATATCTGTGACTTTGTTTATCGAATTAATCAATGTAAATTAGAACAAATAAAATAA
- a CDS encoding MFS transporter produces MRFWILIGIVAISGLSQGMLLPLLSMLLEKHGVSSSLNGMHATALYIGVLLVSPFLEKPLRQYGYRPMIILGGFIVILSLALFPAFHSFLFWFFLRLCIGIGDHMLHFATQTWITDFSPAQRRGRNLSLYGLSFGIGFSAGPLLASLIQFKESLPFLLSSLLSLIGWCSVFFLQNERPKESEQSSLAHTFDRFVYAWKYAWVALLLPFTYGFLEAAVHAVFPVYALREHIVIEHVALILPAFSLGGITFQLPLGLLSDRLGRKQVIAGALLIGSVSFLGAYLFHRSLVGLAACFFIAGMFVGSLFSLGITYMADLLPKQLLPAGNLLCGMLYSTGSMIGPFVNGFAIEYGTNNFFFTISAILFLSFFLLLWNRKKKVIHL; encoded by the coding sequence ATGCGCTTTTGGATTTTAATCGGCATTGTCGCCATTTCCGGTTTATCGCAAGGGATGCTGCTGCCACTGCTTTCGATGTTGCTTGAAAAACATGGGGTTTCTTCTTCCTTAAACGGCATGCATGCCACGGCATTGTATATCGGCGTCCTATTGGTTTCTCCGTTTTTGGAAAAGCCGCTCCGCCAATATGGATACCGGCCCATGATTATCCTTGGTGGTTTTATTGTAATATTATCGCTTGCCTTATTTCCAGCTTTTCACTCGTTTTTGTTTTGGTTTTTTCTGCGCCTTTGCATCGGAATTGGCGACCATATGCTCCATTTTGCGACACAAACGTGGATTACCGACTTTTCTCCGGCGCAACGGCGAGGCCGCAACCTGTCGTTATACGGACTGTCTTTCGGCATTGGATTTTCTGCTGGCCCGCTGTTAGCGTCACTTATTCAATTCAAGGAATCGTTGCCGTTTCTTTTATCATCGCTGCTTAGCCTGATCGGCTGGTGTAGCGTCTTTTTTCTGCAAAACGAACGGCCGAAAGAAAGCGAACAATCTAGTTTGGCGCACACATTCGATCGTTTTGTTTATGCGTGGAAATACGCGTGGGTTGCTTTATTGCTGCCGTTCACTTACGGCTTTTTAGAAGCGGCGGTTCATGCCGTTTTCCCTGTTTACGCTTTGCGGGAACATATTGTAATAGAACATGTGGCATTGATTTTACCGGCCTTTTCACTCGGCGGCATCACCTTTCAATTGCCGCTTGGATTATTAAGCGATCGTTTGGGGCGAAAACAAGTCATTGCCGGCGCTTTATTGATCGGGAGTGTCAGTTTTTTGGGAGCCTATTTATTCCATCGCTCTCTTGTCGGCCTTGCCGCTTGTTTCTTTATTGCCGGTATGTTTGTCGGCTCTTTATTTTCACTCGGCATTACGTATATGGCAGATTTGTTGCCAAAACAGCTTCTCCCAGCTGGAAACTTGCTATGTGGTATGCTGTACAGCACCGGCAGCATGATCGGCCCGTTTGTCAACGGTTTCGCAATCGAATATGGCACCAACAACTTTTTCTTTACGATCAGTGCCATTCTTTTCCTTTCCTTTTTCCTGCTGCTATGGAACAGAAAAAAGAAGGTCATCCATTTATGA
- a CDS encoding BH0509 family protein: MLRAERKNMIEFIEKVRGISRDQLAYMTDAEIEYIYELYYHHHEEIAE, translated from the coding sequence ATGCTTAGAGCGGAACGAAAAAACATGATTGAGTTTATTGAAAAAGTAAGAGGAATTTCCAGAGATCAACTTGCTTATATGACAGATGCGGAAATCGAATATATTTACGAGCTGTACTATCACCATCATGAAGAAATCGCCGAATAA
- a CDS encoding YihY/virulence factor BrkB family protein yields the protein MMIDLTFIREMARRFQKDEIPRLSAELAYYFLLSLFPFLIFLITLLAYLPIPHEDLLSIIRQYAPKEAIHLVEANVHRVMDEQNGRLLSLSIIGAIWSASNGMNAIVRAFNRAYDVVENRPFLVARGMSVLLTLGMIFVIIVALVLPVFGKMIGLFLFSAFGFPATFLMIWNAMRWVISSLILFVVFTVLYYFAPNKKLRCANVVRGAIFATIGWIITSLAFSYYVNHFANYAAMYGSLGGMIILMVWFYLSGMIIVLGGEMNAIFDCEREGRKR from the coding sequence ATGATGATCGATTTAACGTTTATTCGTGAAATGGCGCGGCGTTTTCAAAAAGATGAGATCCCCCGACTATCTGCGGAATTGGCTTACTATTTTCTTCTTTCCCTATTTCCATTTCTTATTTTTTTAATTACATTGCTTGCTTATTTGCCGATTCCACACGAAGATCTTCTGTCCATCATCCGCCAGTACGCCCCAAAGGAAGCTATTCATTTAGTGGAGGCAAACGTTCATCGGGTGATGGATGAGCAAAACGGAAGATTGTTGTCACTTAGTATTATCGGTGCGATTTGGTCCGCTTCGAATGGAATGAACGCGATTGTCCGGGCGTTCAACCGCGCCTACGATGTCGTGGAAAATCGTCCTTTCCTTGTTGCGCGGGGAATGTCTGTACTGCTTACGCTTGGGATGATTTTTGTCATCATCGTCGCTTTAGTTTTGCCTGTATTCGGCAAAATGATAGGGCTGTTTTTATTTTCCGCTTTTGGTTTTCCCGCGACGTTTTTAATGATTTGGAACGCGATGCGCTGGGTGATTAGTTCGTTGATTTTATTTGTTGTGTTTACTGTATTGTATTATTTTGCCCCAAATAAAAAATTGCGTTGTGCAAACGTTGTCCGCGGAGCCATTTTTGCGACAATTGGTTGGATTATCACGTCACTTGCTTTTTCCTACTACGTCAACCATTTTGCCAATTATGCAGCGATGTACGGAAGTCTCGGCGGGATGATTATCTTAATGGTTTGGTTTTATTTATCCGGAATGATTATCGTGTTGGGCGGTGAAATGAACGCAATTTTTGATTGTGAACGTGAAGGGCGGAAGCGTTAA
- a CDS encoding low molecular weight protein-tyrosine-phosphatase, protein MVKVLFVCLGNICRSPMAEAVFRHLVKERGLEGKIIVDSAGTGNWHVGEPPHEGTQTILRKNQIDFSGIRARQICKEDLREFDYIIAMDAENVGNLRRLAGYNQTGFIGRLLDFVPNSEIADVPDPYYTGNFAEVYDLIQKGCEHLLDAIIREKKLCETKEEK, encoded by the coding sequence ATGGTAAAGGTATTGTTCGTTTGTTTAGGGAATATTTGCCGTTCTCCGATGGCGGAGGCGGTTTTTCGGCATTTAGTAAAAGAGAGAGGATTGGAAGGGAAAATTATCGTGGATTCTGCAGGAACAGGGAATTGGCATGTGGGAGAACCGCCGCACGAAGGGACACAGACGATATTAAGGAAAAATCAGATTGATTTTTCGGGAATTCGCGCTCGGCAAATTTGTAAAGAGGATTTGCGCGAGTTTGATTATATTATTGCGATGGATGCAGAAAATGTCGGAAATTTGCGGCGATTGGCCGGATACAATCAAACGGGGTTTATCGGCCGGCTGCTTGATTTTGTTCCAAATAGCGAGATTGCTGATGTGCCTGATCCGTACTATACGGGAAATTTTGCGGAAGTATATGACCTCATTCAAAAAGGGTGTGAACATTTATTAGATGCAATTATAAGAGAGAAAAAACTTTGCGAAACAAAGGAGGAAAAATAA
- a CDS encoding DUF1128 domain-containing protein, translated as MDLSKKSAENVKYMVEKIKEKLKVLNFDAIKPSHFSEEWYDELKEIYEMVMRKNTFSPSEMQAIAEELGNLRKK; from the coding sequence ATGGATCTATCCAAAAAATCAGCGGAAAACGTGAAGTACATGGTGGAAAAAATAAAAGAAAAGCTAAAGGTCTTAAATTTTGACGCGATTAAGCCCTCCCACTTTTCTGAAGAATGGTATGATGAGCTAAAAGAAATTTACGAAATGGTGATGAGAAAAAACACGTTTAGCCCAAGCGAGATGCAGGCAATCGCTGAAGAATTAGGAAACTTGCGCAAAAAATAA
- a CDS encoding phosphoadenylyl-sulfate reductase, which translates to MLTYQTWESHEKPSFPHDDETKGALNVLAWAYGEYKDDIVYACSFGVEGIVLIDLISKVKPNAEIVFLDTGLHFRETYETIEKVKEKYPSLRIVMKKPSLSLEEQAQQFGDELWKHNPNKCCELRKVIPLREVLTGVTAWISGLRREQSPTRKHVEYINKDDKFQSIKICPLIHWTWKDVWNYVYKRQLPYNVLHDRGYPSIGCEPCTSPALDPNDLRSGRWVGHGKTECGLHIT; encoded by the coding sequence ATGCTGACGTATCAAACATGGGAAAGCCATGAAAAGCCTTCGTTTCCGCACGATGACGAAACAAAAGGGGCGCTCAATGTTCTTGCGTGGGCGTACGGCGAATACAAAGATGATATTGTTTACGCCTGCAGCTTTGGAGTGGAAGGAATCGTTTTGATTGATTTAATTTCCAAAGTCAAACCAAACGCGGAAATCGTGTTTCTCGATACAGGTCTCCATTTTCGCGAAACATATGAAACGATCGAAAAAGTCAAAGAAAAATATCCTTCCCTGCGCATCGTCATGAAAAAACCGAGTTTATCGCTAGAAGAACAAGCACAACAGTTTGGGGATGAACTATGGAAGCACAATCCAAATAAATGTTGCGAGTTGCGAAAGGTCATTCCCCTTCGCGAAGTGTTAACAGGGGTAACCGCTTGGATTTCCGGGCTACGCCGCGAACAATCGCCGACACGCAAACATGTGGAATATATAAATAAAGATGACAAATTCCAATCCATTAAAATATGCCCGCTTATTCATTGGACATGGAAAGATGTATGGAATTACGTATACAAACGCCAACTTCCGTATAACGTGCTTCATGATCGCGGCTATCCAAGCATTGGTTGCGAACCTTGTACGTCTCCTGCGCTCGATCCGAATGATTTACGCTCCGGCAGATGGGTCGGTCACGGGAAAACAGAATGCGGGCTTCACATCACATAA
- a CDS encoding inorganic phosphate transporter, protein MLLTVAFIVSFFFAMNIGASGAAAAMGVAYGSGAIRRKSTALFLCGFGVFLGSLGGGEVVKTIGSGIIPSSILTIQIVVIILTAATISLFAANIMGIPLSTSEITVGAVVGVGIAYQAVYFHKLLFIVSIWIIIPIIAFIFTFFIGKWFLALKQKYPQLEQGSWQKAFMTLLIITGFFEAFSAGMNNVANAVGPLVGAGFISVSHATVFGGLFVALGAVLLGKRVLETNGKKITNFSPFEGSAISGTGAILVIISSIFGLPVPLTQITTSAIIGIGTAKSGFYIWQKRIVIQLLKVWFVSPIFSLVISYSLVKLLLDSDLYTIIAILSVCLATLGIISLKKTIAEEKRSLHENGGGI, encoded by the coding sequence ATGCTCCTAACAGTTGCTTTTATCGTCTCTTTCTTCTTTGCGATGAACATCGGAGCAAGCGGAGCTGCCGCCGCGATGGGAGTTGCATACGGCTCGGGCGCCATCAGACGCAAATCAACCGCCCTTTTTCTTTGCGGATTCGGAGTGTTTCTTGGCAGTCTAGGCGGCGGCGAAGTTGTCAAAACGATCGGATCCGGAATCATCCCATCATCGATATTGACGATTCAAATTGTCGTCATTATTTTAACGGCGGCGACTATTTCGCTATTTGCTGCTAACATCATGGGCATTCCGCTATCAACAAGCGAAATTACGGTCGGTGCCGTCGTCGGTGTTGGCATCGCTTATCAAGCGGTGTACTTCCATAAATTGCTGTTTATCGTTTCGATATGGATTATTATTCCAATTATCGCCTTTATTTTCACGTTTTTTATTGGTAAATGGTTTTTGGCGCTAAAACAAAAATACCCGCAATTAGAACAAGGTTCTTGGCAAAAAGCATTTATGACGCTTCTCATCATCACCGGCTTTTTTGAAGCGTTCTCGGCCGGAATGAACAACGTCGCCAACGCAGTCGGCCCGCTCGTCGGCGCCGGATTCATTTCTGTTTCACACGCGACCGTTTTCGGGGGACTGTTCGTTGCTCTTGGCGCAGTTTTGCTTGGAAAACGTGTATTAGAAACAAATGGGAAGAAAATCACGAACTTTTCTCCGTTTGAAGGCAGCGCCATTTCCGGAACTGGAGCGATTCTCGTCATTATTTCATCGATTTTTGGATTGCCGGTTCCGTTAACGCAAATTACAACATCGGCGATCATCGGCATCGGCACCGCAAAAAGCGGTTTTTATATCTGGCAAAAACGAATTGTTATCCAACTTTTGAAAGTTTGGTTCGTATCGCCGATTTTTTCGCTCGTCATTTCTTATAGTCTTGTCAAGTTGCTTCTTGACAGTGATCTTTATACAATTATAGCTATTCTCAGCGTTTGTCTTGCCACCCTTGGCATCATCAGCCTGAAAAAAACAATCGCCGAAGAAAAGCGATCATTGCACGAAAACGGCGGTGGCATTTAA